The following coding sequences are from one Humulus lupulus chromosome X, drHumLupu1.1, whole genome shotgun sequence window:
- the LOC133807103 gene encoding uncharacterized protein LOC133807103 isoform X1 — MAANSSPFKIILGSSSVARRKILAEMGYDFAIMTADIDEKSIRKEIPEELVVALAEAKAEAIISKLESLDNQNKDDNATLLIAADTAAAILPRIPTGDYINAVEPTLLITADQVVVYEGVIREKPSSKEEARKFMKDYSGGQAATVSSVFVSNLKTGFRKGDWDRVEIHFHEIPDDVIEKLIDEGTVLYVAGGLIIEHPLILPLVKKVVGTTDSVMGLPKALTERLLKEAL; from the exons ATGGCGGCCAATTCTTCTCCGTTCAAG ATAATTTTGGGATCGTCTTCAGTAGCACGTCGGAAAATATTGGCTGAAATGGGATACGATTTTGCAATCATG ACTGCAGACATTGACGAAAAGAGTATCCGAAAGGAGATTCCAGAAGAGTTGGTTGTGGCTCTTGCTGAGGCCAAG GCTGAAGCCATCATATCAAAATTAGAATCTTTGGATAATCAAAACAAGGATGACAACGCAACATTATTGATTGCAGCGGATACA GCAGCAGCCATCCTTCCAAGGATCCCCACTGGTGACTACATAAATGCTGTCGAGCCAACACTGTTAATTACTGCAGATCAA GTGGTGGTCTATGAAGGTGTAAtcagggaaaaaccttccagcaAGGAAGAGGCTCGAAAATTTATGAAAG ATTACTCTGGGGGCCAGGCTGCCACAGTTAGCTCAGTGTTTGTTTCAAACCTCAAAACTGGATTTAGAAAAGGAGATTGGGACCGGGTGGAG ATCCATTTCCATGAAATACCTGATGATGTTATTGAGAAATTG ATTGACGAGGGAACTGTTCTTTACGTTGCTGGTGGATTGATAATAGAGCATCCTTTAATTCTGCCGTTAGTAAAGAAAGTG